The nucleotide sequence AATgagcttagaattttttttctatgaattacctttttctttgcccacttttatatTAGATTCATGTTATAAATTTGTGATAATTCTTAGTCTATGTTAGGGATGACTTTTTCTCCTCCTACTTAGTAATAAAACAATAGAATGTGGATTGGCAGAGCACTTGGTGACATCTGATCCGTGCCCTATTCAGTATATAAATCTCTACCACATACCTACTATtcactgctggctttgaaaatgtGTTGGTTTCCATGGCTGATATGAACATATCCTATAAAGGAAAGACAACCCAGTGTTTTTGTTTCTATGGCCtctaattctttattttctggGAAGCAGATATGAATTTCCTGTGCCCTTATTTCCTGTTTGGGGCCTTTATCAATATACTCACATGGCTTCTGGTATTTCCTTTCAATTGAAGAAACTGATCTTTGTGATCTGTGTGTGGTAATGTGGATAAGTAAACTTAAAATGAACATATGCATAGAAGTCAGCACAACAAAAACTATAGATATGAATGCAGGTACTCATTGACATTATCACactttttgaaatcttttaatATCCATGTATCTGAATATTTATTACTATACATAATggaaaagttacaaaaaatttGAACCCTGAATTAAAACTTCAAGTATGGTTATTTATTCAGAATGCAGATTATTCTTAACTTAGCAAGATCAATATGCAAAGTCCTTCACACTTGTAGTagccaaatattttataaatgcaaaCATCTCATAGATACTTAATAATATAGAAATCTGTCAGTTCTGGTCTAGAAGTGCAAATTTGGGAATTCagatataaattttccttttggcTTCCATTTTTGGTTTGATTGAACTTATCTGACCTTAAATGGATTGGCCAACCTCACTACCTTGGTTTTTGAGCAGTGAAATTGGGCATATGCAATTTTTTTCCCAGTGTTGAAGATTTCAAAGAGATAATATGAAACATTCTTACTCCTTCAATTACGATGTATTAATTTCTTCAAAGGAACTTTAAGCATAATATAAATAAACTCATTAATTTCTACAGTATTCCTTTGAAGTATTCTGTCAGTATTGCTGTTGCTACACAAATGGCAGGGTGCTTGAAAGCTGTAATGATTCATCCAGAGACACTGAACCAAATTTCTAGGTCATTCTCCTTCTGAAGAATTTCACTTTATACAAAGAACATtggtttcctcttcttttttcagGCAATATGCTGGATAACTGTGTCATACAGACCACTTTAGTGCTTTCAACTTTAAGTATTTGCTATTGGCAAAACTTGTTAAATTGATCTTTATGTGATTTTAATTAGGAAAGGCTATCTAGATTCTTAAGGTTTGAATTACTTAAGTTTGGGATCAACTTCTACCTGTAGCAATATTTAGAGTGGTTTAGATATAAGGAAGTTCTCTGCCATCACTCCTGCTTCTTTGGGCTTAGATTCTTCACAACACATGAGCTTAGAATCTCCTGGCATAGGAGAAAAACACCTTTTATACCAGTTCCGCTCCCTAAGCAAAGATCAAGGCAGTCGGCAGCATTTTTCCCCCAGCTCCAAAGCAAACCAACATGAGCAAATCCGCACTGGCTCTAGCACCACTGCCTGTACACTGAGCATCTGGGCTGAGTGTAGCAACTTTAATGTGTGGTGCAAACCCATCCCCTGTAGAAGAGAATCATCACAGAGGAACTCTTCTGGTTTCTCCTGGTTTGGCATTCTTTCTGGTTCTTCTCCCAAAAAacgtttttaaagaataaaattataaaatttccaaggaaatgaaaatatattgaaatatatcaaaatattaaaataatttttatatagtaaTATGTGTTGCTATAGAAACATTCAAATGATTTTGAACAAGTATGGGTGTAAAATCTATTGTGAGAAATCTATAATAATCATAGTATGATGGTTTTAAACCTTAAATCTAAAATAGAACACAGTAGTAAGAGCTTTAgttataatttcctttcttttgtggaCCACCATGGAACAAAGACCCAAAGAGGCTTGATGACAACTCTGGTTCTGTTGCTGCATCTGGAAAATCATAATAGTACTTAATAGTTTATAAATGTTCTCCAGCCATCAGTTCTAGAAATACTTTCTAAAATGAAGGCTTTATATATAGAGACAGTAAAATGCTTGTTTGGAAAGTAAAGTGTAAGATGGTACATAATCGATAGAAACATTCTGGGACTGGAAAGGGAATCTTTATTCTTCAGCTGTGCATAGTTGAAACCTTATAGATAGttatttccagaaaagaaattaatCCTTTTGAATAATGTTCAGCCATATTGTCTTTACTATTCTGCTTTCAGTAAGGGAATTTAAAAGCAGATATAAACTATCTCCCCCATGCCCCTTTTTTCTTCAACAGActagatttttgttttgaattcagAAGAAGTGGGGAATGGGGTTTTTTATGGAATGATAGTACTTGTGTTAAATGTTCACCCAATTTCTCcctccagtctctctctctctggaattGAGATTATATTGATGCCAAGATGAAACAATTGGAGCTTAActatgttttatttcaaataaaactaTGACATTAAATTGTTAAAGCTATCTTCTACTCTAAAATCAAATAATTCATTTTGCTAGCTACCAcccactgcaaaaaaaaatttcctgaaaaTACTCAGCTGATGAGATTGAGTTATTTTTTTCACTGGCACATGACTATTTCCATTCTATACTAGAACACAGAACAAAATGTTTACGtatttcaagcatttttttttccaggggaTTGGGGAAAGGTTGGGGATGGTGGCACTGGGAAAGAAAACACAGGTTCTGGCACAATTGTATCTGTGTAAGGTAAACTACGTCTTTGGATCTAAATCCTGGCAATAAGACAGCAAATCCCATTTTACTGACTAGACCTGTAATGATCACTTGCCTAAcattttctctcccctcccatccccttttcttataaggtaaatttgaagaaaaagaagatagtGTGCCTAAGCTGGAGCAGCTCAACAGCCTGGGTTGTATGACTAATATGAATCTAgtattaacaaaacaaaatttgctACATATGGAACTATTATTATTAGAAACCTTTCAGtggaacctctgccttccaaCAGCTGCCCATTTCATTGAGTATTATCTCTCTGAAGCAGTACACGAAACAGATCTTCATGATGGCTGGCCAATGATTTGCTTGGAAAAGACTAAACTCTACATGGCCAAATATGCAGATTACTTCCTGGAAGTGTCTTTGCAAGGTGGGTTGTTGTGAATACCAGTAAGTGACTTGTGCACTTGTGACTCGTGTATTCTGTTCCTTAAGTTCATTTTTGGTGTCTCCACAGATTATGCCTTTCTAAATTATGCACCTTCTTTAGTAGCTGCTGCATGTGTGGCTTCTTCGAGGATTATACTTCGTCTTTCTCCAACGTGGCCTACAAGACTGCATCGTCTTACTGCCTACTCTTGGGATTTCTTAGTACAGTGTATTGAACGACTATTGATGTAAGCCTTTTTATTATTGTGTTTGTACTTTCTCATTAACAGTTTTTTTCATGCATGAGGTGCCCTGAAAACAACTTCTGAAAGGCACAGAGTTTCTAGGTTATTTGATTTTAGCAGCAGTTACTTGCTGCCATGAGCAAGCCCATGTATGAGCAGAACTCTGGGGAAGGAGAGTCCCTTTTGGCCATTAACCAGTTAGAAGATGTCATTGCTAGAATGATTCTGGGCACATGATAAGGAAAGGAGCTGCTTTTTTGTGTCTGTAAGTCAGTAACTCTGAGATCAGTCCAGGCCAGCCTTGCCCCATTCCTAACATCTTTGAATTTTGGGGGCCACCAGGATGTTACCAAAGTGGCAGCCACACTTACGTGCTTATTGTGGACACAGctcccaaactggaaataatcctCAAAGCTACCAGGAAGGTTCACATCAAGGGAAATAGCTTTAGAAGGACACAAGCGGGGTCTCACTGTTGTTGTAATTATGGTGCAGTGACTGCTACCTGGGTAGTGGTGGCAAGTGGTGGAAGAAGCTGTTGGGGAGTTGGGGATGGGGCCTGACTTTCTTGCAAATTCTTctcaagtaatatttttaatagtttcctttctctccatgttTCAGCGCTCACGATAATGATGtgaaagaagcaaacaaacagaGAGGGCAAGCAGGACCTCAGTCAGCGCAACTAAGTGTGTTCCAGACAGCCTCCCAGCCCTCACGGCCAGTTCACTTTCAGCAACCTCAGTATCTCCATCAGACACATCAGACCTCACTGCAGTATCGCCATCCTACGTCAGAACAACCAAGCTGTCAGCAGATTGTATCGACCACACACACCTCATCTTACACACTACAGACATGTCCTGCTGGCTTCCAAACTAGTGTTCAGGGCCTTGGGCACATGCAGACTGGTGTTGGGATGTCACTGGCAATACCAGTAGAAGTTAAGCCCTGTCTGAGTGTTTCTTATAACCGGAGTTATCAGATAAATGAACATTACCCTTGTATTACTCCATGTTTTGAAAGGTGATTATGTGTGAAGCTGATAACTGACCCAGACTGCTTTGTGACATGAAGCTATGGGTAAGCGTTTTGTAAACTT is from Macaca fascicularis isolate 582-1 chromosome 9, T2T-MFA8v1.1 and encodes:
- the CCNJ gene encoding cyclin-J isoform X1: MELEGQWWRGQLAADIHQALRYKELKLPSYKGQSPQLSLRRYFADLIAIVSNRFTLCPSARHLAVYLLDLFMDRYDISIQQLHLVALSCLLLASKFEEKEDSVPKLEQLNSLGCMTNMNLVLTKQNLLHMELLLLETFQWNLCLPTAAHFIEYYLSEAVHETDLHDGWPMICLEKTKLYMAKYADYFLEVSLQDYAFLNYAPSLVAAACVASSRIILRLSPTWPTRLHRLTAYSWDFLVQCIERLLIAHDNDVKEANKQRGQAGPQSAQLSVFQTASQPSRPVHFQQPQYLHQTHQTSLQYRHPTSEQPSCQQIVSTTHTSSYTLQTCPAGFQTSVQGLGHMQTGVGMSLAIPVEVKPCLSVSYNRSYQINEHYPCITPCFER
- the CCNJ gene encoding cyclin-J isoform X3 — protein: MELEGQWWRGQLAADIHQALRYKELKLPSYKGQSPQLSLRRYFADLIAIVSNRFTLCPSARHLAVYLLDLFMDRYDISIQQLHLVALSCLLLASKFEEKEDSVPKLEQLNSLGCMTNMNLVLTKQNLLHMELLLLETFQWNLCLPTAAHFIEYYLSEAVHETDLHDGWPMICLEKTKLYMAKYADYFLEVSLQAAACVASSRIILRLSPTWPTRLHRLTAYSWDFLVQCIERLLIAHDNDVKEANKQRGQAGPQSAQLSVFQTASQPSRPVHFQQPQYLHQTHQTSLQYRHPTSEQPSCQQIVSTTHTSSYTLQTCPAGFQTSVQGLGHMQTGVGMSLAIPVEVKPCLSVSYNRSYQINEHYPCITPCFER
- the CCNJ gene encoding cyclin-J isoform X2, which encodes MELEGQWWRGQLAADIHQALRYKELKLPSYKGQSPQLSLRRYFADLIAIVSNRFTLCPSARHLAVYLLDLFMDRYDISIQQLHLVALSCLLLASKFEEKEDSVPKLEQLNSLGCMTNMNLVLTKQNLLHMELLLLETFQWNLCLPTAAHFIEYYLSEAVHETDLHDGWPMICLEKTKLYMAKYADYFLEVSLQVAAACVASSRIILRLSPTWPTRLHRLTAYSWDFLVQCIERLLIAHDNDVKEANKQRGQAGPQSAQLSVFQTASQPSRPVHFQQPQYLHQTHQTSLQYRHPTSEQPSCQQIVSTTHTSSYTLQTCPAGFQTSVQGLGHMQTGVGMSLAIPVEVKPCLSVSYNRSYQINEHYPCITPCFER
- the CCNJ gene encoding cyclin-J isoform X5; the protein is MELEGQWWRGQLAADIHQALRYKELKLPSYKGQSPQLSLRRYFADLIAIVSNRFTLCPSARHLAVYLLDLFMDRYDISIQQLHLVALSCLLLAIHETDLHDGWPMICLEKTKLYMAKYADYFLEVSLQVAAACVASSRIILRLSPTWPTRLHRLTAYSWDFLVQCIERLLIAHDNDVKEANKQRGQAGPQSAQLSVFQTASQPSRPVHFQQPQYLHQTHQTSLQYRHPTSEQPSCQQIVSTTHTSSYTLQTCPAGFQTSVQGLGHMQTGVGMSLAIPVEVKPCLSVSYNRSYQINEHYPCITPCFER
- the CCNJ gene encoding cyclin-J isoform X4 translates to MELEGQWWRGQLAADIHQALRYKELKLPSYKGQSPQLSLRRYFADLIAIVSNRFTLCPSARHLAVYLLDLFMDRYDISIQQLHLVALSCLLLAIHETDLHDGWPMICLEKTKLYMAKYADYFLEVSLQDYAFLNYAPSLVAAACVASSRIILRLSPTWPTRLHRLTAYSWDFLVQCIERLLIAHDNDVKEANKQRGQAGPQSAQLSVFQTASQPSRPVHFQQPQYLHQTHQTSLQYRHPTSEQPSCQQIVSTTHTSSYTLQTCPAGFQTSVQGLGHMQTGVGMSLAIPVEVKPCLSVSYNRSYQINEHYPCITPCFER
- the CCNJ gene encoding cyclin-J isoform X6, whose translation is MELEGQWWRGQLAADIHQALRYKELKLPSYKGQSPQLSLRRYFADLIAIVSNRFTLCPSARHLAVYLLDLFMDRYDISIQQLHLVALSCLLLAIHETDLHDGWPMICLEKTKLYMAKYADYFLEVSLQAAACVASSRIILRLSPTWPTRLHRLTAYSWDFLVQCIERLLIAHDNDVKEANKQRGQAGPQSAQLSVFQTASQPSRPVHFQQPQYLHQTHQTSLQYRHPTSEQPSCQQIVSTTHTSSYTLQTCPAGFQTSVQGLGHMQTGVGMSLAIPVEVKPCLSVSYNRSYQINEHYPCITPCFER